One genomic segment of Microbacterium sp. ProA8 includes these proteins:
- a CDS encoding bifunctional 3'-5' exonuclease/DNA polymerase, whose translation MGAADAPVWIVLGRTARGADVIRLDDAAAELDRDEVDQGALTSWIADAEARWAPRWVWHDTPQWYTALLADGVRVARCHDLRLCHAILRESALVDESAEVRRAVEWDAAPHVDAEDAAPTLFDLEHGQRPTGPPSDVGAALAEFRRQRAAIADSSDAGRLRLLTAAESAGALVATELRAAGLPWDAAAHDRILVETLGERRPGGGQPAKLADAAERVRAALGDPTASLDSQPKLLRALHRVGVLVESTSRWELAEQRHPVIEPLLEYKKLSRLLSANGWVWLSDWVADGRFRPVFVPGGVVTGRWASSGGGALQLPRQLREAVRADPGWRLVVADVAQLEPRVLAAMASDTALAAAARGRDLYAGIVDSGAVATRQEAKIALLGAMYGATTGESGRLVPRLRRIYPRAMGLVDDAARVGEDGGVVSTWLGRSSPAPSPEWSAAQSRATEAEASGAEETRARRWARDRGRFTRNFVVQGTAAEWALAWLADLRGRLAALPPVPADRGAPRSGPAFARQPHLAFFLHDEVIVHTPEEHAESAAQAVTDAAAAAGRLLFGDFPLDFLLDVRIAETALKD comes from the coding sequence GTGGGCGCAGCTGACGCGCCCGTCTGGATCGTCCTCGGGCGGACGGCTCGCGGGGCGGACGTCATCCGGCTCGATGACGCCGCCGCCGAGCTCGACCGCGACGAGGTGGATCAGGGCGCGCTGACGTCGTGGATCGCAGACGCCGAGGCGCGCTGGGCGCCTCGCTGGGTCTGGCACGACACGCCGCAGTGGTACACAGCCCTGCTCGCCGACGGCGTCCGGGTCGCCCGCTGTCACGACCTGCGGCTCTGCCACGCCATCCTGCGGGAATCGGCGCTGGTCGACGAGTCGGCTGAGGTGCGCCGGGCGGTGGAATGGGATGCCGCACCACACGTCGACGCGGAGGACGCGGCGCCGACGCTGTTCGATCTCGAGCACGGGCAGCGCCCCACCGGGCCGCCGTCCGATGTCGGGGCCGCCCTGGCGGAGTTCCGGCGCCAGCGGGCGGCCATCGCGGACAGCAGCGATGCCGGCCGCCTGCGCCTGCTGACCGCGGCGGAGTCCGCGGGCGCCCTCGTCGCCACCGAGCTCCGTGCCGCCGGCCTCCCGTGGGACGCGGCCGCGCACGACCGGATCCTAGTCGAGACGCTCGGGGAGCGCCGCCCTGGCGGCGGCCAGCCGGCGAAGCTCGCGGATGCCGCGGAGCGCGTGCGCGCGGCGCTCGGAGACCCGACCGCCAGCCTCGACTCGCAGCCGAAGCTGCTGCGGGCGCTGCACCGCGTCGGCGTGCTGGTCGAGTCCACGAGCCGATGGGAGCTCGCCGAGCAGCGGCATCCGGTCATCGAGCCGCTGCTCGAGTACAAGAAGCTCTCGCGGCTGCTCTCCGCCAACGGGTGGGTCTGGCTCTCGGACTGGGTCGCAGACGGGAGGTTCCGACCCGTCTTCGTCCCCGGTGGCGTCGTCACCGGCCGCTGGGCGTCCTCCGGCGGCGGCGCTCTCCAGCTCCCACGTCAGCTGCGCGAGGCCGTGCGCGCCGATCCCGGCTGGCGACTCGTCGTGGCCGACGTCGCGCAGCTGGAGCCGCGCGTACTGGCCGCAATGGCGAGCGACACCGCCCTCGCCGCGGCGGCGCGCGGCCGGGACCTCTACGCGGGCATCGTCGACAGCGGCGCGGTCGCCACCCGTCAGGAGGCCAAGATCGCCCTCCTCGGCGCCATGTACGGCGCCACGACGGGAGAATCCGGCCGCCTCGTTCCGCGCCTGCGCCGGATCTACCCGCGGGCCATGGGCCTGGTGGATGACGCGGCCCGCGTCGGCGAGGACGGCGGCGTGGTCTCGACCTGGCTCGGCCGCAGCTCGCCGGCTCCCTCACCGGAGTGGTCGGCCGCGCAGTCCCGTGCCACCGAGGCCGAGGCATCCGGAGCGGAGGAGACCCGCGCGAGGCGGTGGGCCCGCGATCGTGGCCGGTTCACGCGCAACTTCGTCGTGCAGGGCACCGCCGCCGAATGGGCGCTCGCGTGGCTCGCCGACCTGCGGGGACGCCTCGCCGCGCTCCCGCCCGTGCCGGCCGATCGCGGCGCACCGCGATCGGGTCCGGCCTTCGCACGACAGCCGCATCTGGCATTCTTCCTCCACGACGAAGTCATCGTGCACACTCCCGAAGAGCACGCCGAGTCGGCCGCGCAGGCGGTGACGGATGCCGCTGCCGCCGCCGGGCGCCTGCTCTTCGGGGACTTCCCGCTCGACTTCCTGCTCGATGTGCGCATCGCCGAGACCGCATTGAAGGACTGA
- a CDS encoding C4-type zinc ribbon domain-containing protein gives MKASPADQRRLVEVAQLDARIRQAENARKNPPQAGRVQELLGRRQQLSQELTTRLGARDDLRTELSRIESDVAVVDARAARDAQRLAASTNSKEAQGFESELAALARRKSDLEDAELAVMERLELADAAVAEQEALIAATNAEGAELSAEGKRAVAEATAAFDAATRDRAAIAGALPAELIALYDRVAVRSAGAAFLRRRTCEGCNMVLAGTDLQVLRQSAEDEVVTCPECGCLLVRDDESGL, from the coding sequence GTGAAAGCCAGCCCCGCAGACCAGCGCCGCCTCGTCGAGGTCGCCCAGCTCGACGCCCGGATCCGCCAGGCCGAGAACGCCCGCAAGAACCCGCCGCAGGCCGGTCGCGTCCAGGAGCTGCTCGGCCGCCGTCAGCAGCTGTCGCAGGAGCTCACCACGCGCCTGGGCGCGCGTGACGACCTCCGCACGGAGCTGTCCCGCATCGAATCCGATGTCGCGGTGGTCGACGCCCGTGCGGCGCGGGACGCGCAGCGGCTCGCGGCATCCACAAATTCGAAAGAGGCACAGGGGTTCGAGAGCGAGCTCGCCGCACTGGCGCGACGCAAGAGCGACCTCGAAGACGCCGAGCTGGCGGTCATGGAGCGACTCGAGCTCGCGGACGCGGCCGTCGCCGAGCAGGAGGCGCTCATCGCGGCCACCAACGCCGAGGGGGCCGAGCTCAGCGCCGAGGGCAAGCGCGCCGTCGCCGAGGCGACCGCAGCCTTCGATGCTGCGACCCGCGACCGGGCCGCGATCGCCGGCGCCCTCCCCGCCGAACTGATCGCGCTCTACGACCGTGTCGCGGTTCGCAGCGCCGGCGCGGCGTTCCTGCGACGCCGCACCTGCGAGGGCTGCAACATGGTGCTCGCCGGCACCGACCTGCAGGTGCTGCGTCAGTCGGCCGAGGACGAGGTCGTCACGTGCCCCGAATGCGGCTGCCTGCTGGTGCGCGACGATGAATCCGGGCTGTGA
- a CDS encoding amino acid permease, giving the protein MAVLRTKSVERSIADTDEPEFRLKKSLSALDLTVFGIGVVIGAGIFTLTGRAAHEVAGPAIVLSFAVAAIACTLAALCYAEFASTVPVSGSAYTFSYSSLGELFAWIIGWDLILEMFLGASVVAQGWSAYLGTLLDQLGMPIPPEIGYGGTVDLMAILLVLVLGGLMTFGIKESLRVNMVLVAVKLFIVLFVIVAGILFVNPANWSPFVPAPAPTDAPTGLSQPLLQFFSGIEPTAFGVGGIFAGAALVFFAYIGFDVVATTAEETRNPQRDLPIGIIASLVICTLLYCAVALVVTGMVPYQDLDPAAALANAFAFHGQTWMATLISAGAVAGLTTVVLTLLIGATRIIFAMSRDALLPIGLAKVHPRYRTPWLISIIVTIVVAVVAGFTPVGLLEEMVNIGTLSAFVLVSVGVIVLRRKRPDLPRAFRVPFNPWLPALSAAICVYLMLNLTVETWLRFLVWLVIGFAIYFAYSHRHSKIGQPGYEEFALPHVVSHQRDDSDDDPRSDRG; this is encoded by the coding sequence ATGGCCGTTCTCCGTACGAAGTCCGTCGAGCGGTCCATCGCCGACACCGATGAACCGGAGTTCCGGCTCAAGAAGTCGCTGAGCGCACTCGACCTGACCGTCTTCGGCATCGGTGTCGTGATCGGCGCCGGGATCTTCACGCTCACCGGCCGCGCCGCCCACGAGGTCGCCGGCCCGGCGATCGTCCTCAGCTTCGCGGTGGCGGCGATCGCCTGCACCCTCGCCGCGCTCTGCTACGCGGAGTTCGCCTCGACCGTGCCGGTGTCGGGGTCGGCCTACACGTTCTCCTATTCGTCGCTGGGTGAGCTGTTCGCCTGGATCATCGGGTGGGATCTCATCCTCGAGATGTTCCTGGGGGCGAGCGTGGTCGCGCAGGGATGGAGCGCGTATCTCGGCACGCTTCTCGATCAGCTCGGGATGCCGATCCCGCCTGAGATCGGCTACGGCGGCACCGTCGACCTCATGGCCATCCTGCTGGTGCTGGTGCTCGGCGGCCTCATGACCTTCGGCATCAAGGAGTCGCTGAGGGTGAACATGGTGCTCGTCGCCGTGAAGCTCTTCATCGTGCTGTTCGTGATCGTCGCCGGCATCCTGTTCGTGAATCCCGCCAACTGGTCGCCCTTCGTCCCCGCCCCGGCACCGACCGACGCGCCGACCGGACTGAGCCAGCCGCTGCTGCAGTTCTTCTCGGGGATCGAGCCGACCGCGTTCGGCGTCGGCGGCATCTTCGCCGGGGCCGCTCTCGTGTTCTTCGCCTACATCGGCTTCGACGTCGTCGCGACGACCGCGGAGGAGACGCGCAATCCGCAGCGCGACCTGCCGATCGGCATCATCGCGTCGCTGGTGATCTGCACGCTGCTCTACTGCGCCGTCGCGCTCGTCGTCACCGGCATGGTCCCCTACCAGGACCTGGACCCCGCGGCCGCCCTGGCCAACGCGTTCGCGTTCCACGGGCAGACCTGGATGGCCACCCTGATCTCGGCCGGCGCCGTCGCCGGCCTCACCACCGTCGTGCTGACGCTCCTCATCGGTGCCACGCGCATCATCTTCGCGATGTCCCGCGATGCGCTGCTGCCCATCGGCCTCGCGAAGGTGCACCCGCGGTACCGCACGCCCTGGCTCATCTCGATCATCGTCACGATCGTGGTCGCCGTCGTCGCAGGATTCACCCCGGTCGGGCTCCTCGAGGAGATGGTGAACATCGGCACGCTCTCGGCGTTCGTGCTCGTCTCGGTCGGCGTGATCGTCCTGCGCCGCAAGCGCCCCGACCTGCCGCGAGCGTTCCGCGTGCCGTTCAACCCGTGGCTGCCCGCGCTGTCGGCGGCCATCTGCGTGTACCTGATGCTCAACCTCACCGTCGAGACATGGCTGCGATTCCTGGTGTGGCTCGTCATCGGCTTCGCGATCTACTTCGCCTACTCGCACCGGCACTCGAAGATCGGCCAGCCGGGCTACGAGGAGTTCGCGCTGCCGCATGTCGTCTCACACCAGCGCGACGACAGCGACGACGATCCACGGTCGGACCGGGGGTGA
- the aceE gene encoding pyruvate dehydrogenase (acetyl-transferring), homodimeric type — MTVNDQDPYSQEPLDSDPDETSEWQESLQQLVQAKGHGRGREIMLSLLQTSHELQLNVPQVPTTDYINTIAPENEPEFPGDEELERRYRRWIRWNAAVTVHRAQRPGIGVGGHISTYASSASLYEVGFNHFFRGLDDPSGGDQIFIQGHASPGIYARSFLEGRLTSEQLDGFRQEKSKAPNALPSYPHPRLMPEYWQFPTVSMGLGPINAIYQAMSNKYLTNRGIKDVSNSRVWAFLGDGEMDEVESRGQLQVAANEGLDNLTFVVNCNLQRLDGPVRGNGKIIQELESFFRGAGWNVIKVVWGSGWDELLAKDTDGALVHLMNTTPDGDFQTYRAEDGAFIREHFFGRDERTAALVKDWSDDDIWGKLRRGGLDYRKVYGAYKAATEHKGQPTVILAKTIKGYGLGHHFEGRNATHQMKKMTLQDLKYFRDSMRIPVSDAQLDENPYLPPYYNPGSNDETIQYMLDRRRALGGFLPERRTHHVGLQLPGDDAYALPKKGSGTQEIATTMAFVRLLKDLLRAKDFGHRIVPIIPDEARTFGMDAYFPTAKIYNPHGQNYTSVDRELLLAYKESPQGQIIHVGINEAGAVAAFTAAGTSYATHGEPLIPVYVFYSMFGFQRTGDAQWAAGDQMARGFIIGATAGRTTLTGEGLQHADGHSPLLASTNPATLSYDPAYGYEIAHIVRSGIERMYGGNHPDPNVMYYLTVYNEPLVQPAEPEGVDVDGIVRGIHRISTAEGEGPKAQILASGVGVPWALEAQQLLREDWGVQADVWSVTSWSELRRDGLAADEHNFLHPEEEPRTAYLTDKLKDAAGPVVAVSDFMHAVQDQIRPWVPNRFATLGADGFGFSDTRAAARRFFKIDGPSVVVRTLQSLAEEGVVDRGLAAQAIEKYRLHDVTAGTSGNAGGES; from the coding sequence GTGACTGTCAACGATCAGGATCCGTACTCGCAGGAACCCCTCGACAGCGATCCCGATGAGACCTCCGAGTGGCAGGAGTCCCTCCAGCAGCTCGTGCAGGCGAAGGGCCATGGGCGTGGCCGAGAGATCATGCTGAGCCTGCTGCAGACCTCGCACGAACTGCAGCTGAACGTCCCGCAGGTTCCGACCACGGACTACATCAACACGATCGCCCCCGAGAACGAGCCCGAGTTCCCGGGCGACGAGGAGCTCGAGCGACGCTACCGCCGCTGGATCCGCTGGAACGCCGCGGTCACGGTGCACCGTGCGCAGCGCCCCGGCATCGGCGTCGGCGGCCACATCTCGACGTACGCCTCGTCGGCCTCGCTGTACGAAGTGGGCTTCAACCACTTCTTCCGGGGTCTGGACGACCCGAGCGGCGGCGACCAGATCTTCATCCAGGGCCACGCCTCCCCCGGCATCTACGCCCGCTCGTTCCTCGAGGGGCGCCTGACGTCGGAGCAGCTCGACGGCTTCCGCCAGGAGAAGTCGAAGGCGCCGAACGCGCTGCCGTCCTACCCGCACCCTCGGCTCATGCCGGAGTACTGGCAGTTCCCGACGGTGTCGATGGGTCTCGGTCCGATCAACGCCATCTACCAGGCGATGTCGAACAAGTACCTCACCAACCGTGGGATCAAGGATGTCTCGAACTCCCGCGTGTGGGCGTTCCTCGGCGACGGCGAGATGGACGAGGTCGAGAGCCGCGGTCAGCTCCAGGTCGCGGCGAACGAGGGTCTGGACAACCTGACCTTCGTCGTGAACTGCAACCTGCAGCGCCTCGACGGCCCGGTCCGCGGCAACGGCAAGATCATCCAGGAGCTCGAGAGCTTCTTCCGCGGCGCCGGCTGGAACGTCATCAAGGTCGTGTGGGGCAGCGGCTGGGACGAGCTGCTCGCGAAGGACACCGACGGCGCCCTCGTGCACCTCATGAACACGACGCCCGACGGCGACTTCCAGACCTACCGCGCCGAGGACGGCGCGTTCATCCGCGAGCACTTCTTCGGGCGCGACGAGCGCACCGCGGCCCTCGTGAAGGACTGGTCGGACGACGACATCTGGGGCAAGCTGCGCCGGGGCGGCCTCGACTACCGCAAGGTCTACGGCGCCTACAAGGCGGCCACCGAGCACAAGGGCCAGCCCACCGTCATCCTCGCGAAGACGATCAAGGGCTACGGGCTCGGGCATCACTTCGAGGGTCGCAACGCGACCCACCAGATGAAGAAGATGACGCTCCAGGACCTCAAGTACTTCCGCGACTCCATGCGCATCCCGGTCTCGGACGCGCAGCTGGACGAGAACCCGTACCTGCCCCCGTACTACAACCCCGGCAGCAACGACGAGACGATCCAGTACATGCTGGATCGCCGCCGTGCGCTCGGCGGGTTCCTGCCGGAGCGCCGCACGCACCACGTCGGCCTGCAGCTGCCGGGCGACGACGCGTACGCGCTCCCGAAGAAGGGCTCGGGCACCCAGGAGATCGCCACCACGATGGCGTTCGTCCGACTGCTCAAGGACCTGCTCCGGGCGAAGGACTTCGGCCACCGCATCGTGCCGATCATTCCCGACGAGGCGCGCACGTTCGGTATGGACGCGTACTTCCCCACGGCGAAGATCTATAACCCGCACGGCCAGAACTACACCTCCGTCGACCGCGAGCTGCTGCTGGCGTACAAGGAGAGCCCGCAGGGCCAGATCATCCACGTCGGCATCAACGAGGCCGGCGCCGTGGCGGCGTTCACCGCCGCAGGCACCTCGTACGCCACGCACGGCGAGCCGCTGATCCCGGTGTACGTCTTCTACTCGATGTTCGGGTTCCAGCGCACCGGGGACGCCCAGTGGGCGGCGGGCGACCAGATGGCGCGCGGCTTCATCATCGGCGCGACGGCGGGACGCACCACGCTCACCGGTGAGGGACTGCAGCACGCCGACGGCCACTCGCCGCTGCTGGCCTCCACCAACCCGGCGACGCTGTCGTACGACCCGGCCTACGGCTACGAGATCGCGCACATCGTCCGCTCGGGCATCGAGCGGATGTACGGCGGCAACCACCCCGACCCCAACGTCATGTACTACCTCACGGTGTACAACGAGCCGCTGGTGCAGCCGGCGGAGCCGGAAGGGGTGGACGTCGACGGCATCGTGCGCGGCATCCACCGCATCTCGACCGCTGAGGGTGAGGGCCCGAAGGCCCAGATCCTGGCCTCGGGTGTCGGTGTGCCGTGGGCGCTCGAAGCGCAGCAGCTGCTGCGCGAGGACTGGGGCGTGCAGGCGGATGTCTGGTCGGTGACCTCGTGGAGCGAGCTGCGCCGCGACGGTCTGGCAGCGGATGAGCACAACTTCCTCCACCCGGAGGAAGAGCCCCGCACCGCGTACCTCACCGACAAGCTGAAGGATGCCGCCGGCCCGGTCGTCGCGGTGAGCGACTTCATGCACGCGGTGCAGGATCAGATCCGTCCGTGGGTGCCGAACCGGTTCGCGACCCTCGGCGCCGACGGCTTCGGGTTCTCGGACACGCGAGCCGCCGCTCGTCGCTTCTTCAAGATCGACGGTCCGTCGGTCGTCGTCCGCACGCTGCAGTCGCTGGCCGAAGAGGGCGTGGTCGACCGCGGCCTCGCCGCCCAGGCGATCGAGAAGTACCGTCTGCACGACGTGACGGCCGGAACGAGCGGAAACGCGGGCGGCGAGAGCTGA
- a CDS encoding helix-turn-helix domain-containing protein, whose amino-acid sequence MDKTETLAWLRRISGDLATVTIKRLDDTLPWYAEMPPARRSAVGLVAQAGITSFIQWYDDPESTPWIAADIFAAAPRELLRSVSLTQTLQLIRVTVEVTEERVAGKGEHLREAILLYSREVAFAAADVYARAAEARGLWDARLEALVVDSILTGEADEELPSRIAALGWHGHGEVAVLVGTTPPQFDVDQLRRTARKLGVDVLIGVQGSRLVLVVGRADLSAIADEAVIDLPFAEIARRLEPGFGAGYLVLGPTVPALVDASQSARAALAGFAVARAWRHAPRPVEADDLLPERALAGDPLAKITLVDRIYRPLQAHSADLVTTLWAYLDNGRSLEATARELFVHPNTVRYRLKRVSEVIGWDATGPREALILQTALILGSIGTDAARRRPPAPRRGAV is encoded by the coding sequence ATGGACAAGACCGAGACGCTCGCCTGGCTGCGGCGCATCTCGGGCGACCTCGCCACCGTCACGATCAAGCGTCTCGATGACACGCTGCCCTGGTACGCCGAGATGCCACCGGCCCGCCGCTCCGCGGTCGGGCTGGTGGCACAGGCCGGCATCACCTCGTTCATCCAGTGGTACGACGATCCCGAGTCGACGCCCTGGATCGCCGCCGACATCTTCGCCGCTGCTCCGCGCGAGCTGCTGCGGAGCGTGAGTCTGACGCAGACGCTGCAGCTGATCCGTGTGACGGTCGAGGTGACCGAGGAGCGGGTCGCCGGCAAGGGCGAGCATCTGCGCGAAGCGATCCTGCTGTACTCGCGCGAGGTCGCCTTCGCCGCGGCGGACGTCTACGCCCGCGCGGCGGAGGCCCGCGGGCTCTGGGATGCGCGGCTCGAGGCGCTGGTCGTCGACTCCATCCTGACCGGAGAGGCCGACGAGGAGCTGCCCAGCCGCATCGCTGCGCTCGGCTGGCACGGTCACGGCGAGGTCGCCGTGCTGGTGGGCACCACTCCCCCGCAGTTCGACGTCGACCAGCTGCGCCGCACCGCGCGCAAGCTCGGCGTCGACGTGCTGATCGGGGTGCAGGGCTCACGCCTCGTGCTGGTCGTGGGCCGCGCCGATCTATCGGCGATCGCCGACGAAGCCGTGATCGACCTGCCCTTCGCGGAGATCGCGCGGCGGCTCGAACCCGGTTTCGGTGCCGGCTACCTCGTGCTCGGTCCCACGGTGCCCGCACTCGTGGACGCGAGCCAGAGTGCCCGGGCGGCGCTGGCCGGCTTCGCGGTCGCGCGGGCGTGGCGCCACGCCCCGCGCCCGGTCGAGGCCGATGACCTGCTCCCGGAGCGCGCCCTCGCGGGCGACCCCCTCGCGAAGATCACCCTCGTGGATCGCATCTACCGGCCGCTGCAGGCGCACAGCGCCGACCTCGTCACGACGCTGTGGGCCTACCTCGACAACGGGCGCTCGCTCGAGGCGACCGCCCGCGAGCTGTTCGTGCACCCCAACACCGTCCGCTACCGGCTCAAGCGCGTGTCCGAGGTCATCGGCTGGGATGCCACGGGACCCCGCGAGGCGCTGATCCTGCAGACGGCGCTCATCCTCGGCTCCATCGGGACGGATGCCGCCCGCCGACGTCCGCCGGCGCCTCGGCGCGGCGCCGTCTGA
- a CDS encoding ACP S-malonyltransferase, giving the protein MRIAVFPGQGSQSPGFLTPWLDADGSADRLAQYSEWSGVDLVAAGTEWDADRIRDTQVAQPLIVAASLLSWNALPERERIAGVAGHSVGEFAAAAAAGVLSEQTALTLVGIRGRAMAEAAAAAETGMSAVIGGDEAAVIARLDELGLAPANYNGGGQLVVAGALDGLQALAAEPVAGTRVIPLQVAGAFHTRYMAPAVETLRAAAAEVAASDPGVLLWTNRNGSAVESGRDFVDLLVDQVASPVRWDLCMSSFADAGVSGIVELSPAGTLVGLAKRALRGVPTVAVKTPADLDAATALVAVDA; this is encoded by the coding sequence GTGAGAATCGCGGTCTTCCCAGGGCAAGGCTCCCAGTCCCCCGGCTTCCTGACACCCTGGCTCGACGCGGACGGCTCAGCCGATCGCCTCGCGCAGTACTCCGAGTGGTCGGGCGTCGACCTCGTGGCTGCCGGCACGGAGTGGGATGCGGACCGTATCCGCGACACGCAGGTGGCGCAGCCCCTCATCGTCGCCGCGAGCCTGCTCTCCTGGAACGCGCTCCCCGAGCGTGAGCGCATCGCCGGCGTCGCAGGTCACTCCGTCGGCGAGTTCGCCGCAGCCGCCGCGGCCGGCGTGCTCAGCGAGCAGACCGCGCTGACGCTCGTCGGCATCCGCGGCCGCGCGATGGCGGAGGCCGCAGCCGCCGCCGAGACGGGTATGAGCGCGGTGATCGGCGGCGACGAGGCGGCCGTGATCGCACGCCTCGACGAACTCGGTCTCGCGCCGGCCAACTACAACGGGGGCGGCCAGCTCGTCGTCGCCGGCGCGCTCGACGGTCTGCAGGCGCTCGCGGCCGAGCCGGTCGCCGGCACGCGGGTCATTCCCCTCCAGGTGGCGGGAGCCTTCCACACCCGGTACATGGCGCCGGCCGTCGAGACGCTCCGCGCCGCCGCAGCCGAGGTCGCGGCATCCGATCCGGGCGTCCTGCTCTGGACCAACCGCAACGGCTCGGCAGTGGAGTCCGGCCGCGACTTCGTCGACCTGCTCGTCGATCAGGTCGCTTCGCCGGTGCGCTGGGATCTCTGCATGTCGTCCTTCGCCGACGCCGGTGTGTCGGGCATCGTGGAGCTGTCCCCCGCCGGAACGCTCGTCGGGCTCGCCAAGCGCGCGCTCCGCGGGGTGCCGACGGTGGCCGTCAAGACGCCCGCTGACCTGGACGCCGCCACCGCCCTGGTGGCCGTCGACGCATGA
- a CDS encoding beta-ketoacyl-ACP synthase III: MTPILVQPTGVAHTRIYAYGAARGEIAVPNDDLIGPIDSSDEWIRQRTGIVTRTRAVAETDAIDLATDAAREAIERSGVDPSQVDAVIVATISNPKQTPSVSAIVADRVGANPAAAYDLNAACAGFAYGVAQADALIRAGAAHYAVVIGTEKLSDVVDPTDRSISFLLGDGAGAAVIGPSDAPGIGPTVWGSDGSKADAVGMNHTLTEFRDGTAPWPTLRQEGPTVFRWAVWEMVKVARQALEAAGVEASDLAAFVPHQANMRIIDEFAKQLKLPDTVLIGRDIETTGNTSAASIPLATHRLLEEHPELSGGLALQIGFGAGLVFGAQVVVLP; encoded by the coding sequence ATGACCCCCATCCTCGTCCAGCCCACCGGTGTCGCCCACACGCGCATCTACGCGTACGGCGCCGCCCGTGGCGAGATCGCCGTGCCGAACGACGACCTGATCGGTCCGATCGACTCGAGCGACGAGTGGATCCGCCAGCGCACCGGCATCGTCACGCGCACGCGTGCGGTGGCCGAGACGGATGCCATCGACCTGGCGACGGATGCCGCCCGCGAGGCGATCGAGCGCTCGGGCGTCGACCCGTCGCAGGTGGATGCGGTCATCGTGGCCACCATCAGCAACCCCAAGCAGACGCCCTCGGTGTCGGCGATCGTGGCGGACCGCGTGGGGGCGAATCCCGCCGCCGCGTACGACCTCAACGCCGCATGTGCCGGCTTCGCCTACGGCGTCGCGCAGGCGGACGCACTCATCCGCGCCGGCGCTGCGCACTACGCGGTCGTCATCGGCACCGAGAAGCTCAGCGACGTCGTCGACCCGACCGACCGCAGCATCTCGTTCCTCCTCGGCGACGGCGCGGGCGCAGCGGTGATCGGCCCGAGCGACGCGCCCGGGATCGGCCCGACGGTGTGGGGCTCGGACGGCTCCAAGGCCGATGCGGTGGGCATGAACCACACGCTGACCGAGTTCCGCGACGGCACAGCGCCCTGGCCCACGCTGCGCCAGGAAGGCCCCACGGTCTTCCGCTGGGCCGTCTGGGAGATGGTGAAGGTCGCCCGCCAGGCGCTCGAGGCCGCGGGGGTCGAGGCATCCGACCTCGCCGCCTTCGTGCCCCACCAGGCCAACATGCGCATCATCGACGAGTTCGCCAAGCAGCTGAAGCTGCCGGACACCGTGCTGATCGGTCGCGACATCGAGACCACCGGCAACACCTCCGCGGCGTCGATCCCGCTGGCCACCCACCGCCTGCTCGAGGAGCACCCCGAGCTCAGCGGCGGCCTGGCGCTGCAGATCGGCTTCGGCGCCGGACTCGTGTTCGGCGCGCAGGTGGTGGTGCTCCCCTGA
- a CDS encoding acyl carrier protein: MAFTNDEVLAGLAELITDETGISADEVALEKSFTDDLDIDSISMMTIVVNAEEKFGVTIPDDEVKNLKTVGDAVTFITSNQA; encoded by the coding sequence ATGGCATTCACCAACGACGAGGTCCTCGCCGGACTCGCGGAGCTCATCACCGACGAGACCGGCATCTCGGCCGACGAGGTCGCCCTCGAGAAGTCGTTCACCGACGACCTCGACATCGACTCGATCTCGATGATGACGATCGTCGTCAACGCCGAGGAGAAGTTCGGCGTCACCATCCCCGACGACGAGGTCAAGAACCTCAAGACCGTCGGCGACGCCGTCACCTTCATCACGTCGAACCAGGCGTAA